A genomic segment from Triticum dicoccoides isolate Atlit2015 ecotype Zavitan chromosome 1A, WEW_v2.0, whole genome shotgun sequence encodes:
- the LOC119294797 gene encoding uncharacterized protein LOC119294797, with product MAVVLAWLNARVVDPLLQVIQRGAEPKQLAFSAALGVTIGVFPICGTTVIIGGLAVAMLGARCNAVTVMVLNLAATPLELSLIIPFLRLGEVVTGGEHFPLTSDAFKMVLTGHASKDVLLSIFHAILGWMVAAPFVMAGLYTLSVPCFKYLVGRFGVIPSSPRTPMKAVLLCPNESESESENGAVPLLVHAD from the exons ATGGCGGTGGTCCTCGCGTGGCTCAACGCCAGGGTCGTCGACCCCCTCCTGCAGGTCATCCAGAG GGGCGCGGAGCCGAAGCAGCTGGCCTTCTCCGCCGCGCTCGGCGTCACCATCGGGGTCTTCCCCATCTGCG GGACCACGGTTATTATCGGTGGACTTGCTGTGGCGATGTTAGGAGCTCGTTGCAATGCCGTTACTGTCATGGTTCTCAATTTAGCTGCTACTCCTCTTGAGCTAAG CTTGATCATTCCTTTCTTGCGTTTGGGAGAAGTAGTCACAGGCGGTGAGCACTTCCCCTTGACATCTGATGCATTCAAGATGGTCCTCACAGGCCACGCCTCAAAGGACGTGCTACTCAGCATTTTTCATGCG ATTCTTGGCTGGATGGTTGCTGCACCGTTTGTGATGGCTGGGCTGTACACCTTGTCTGTCCCTTGTTTCAAGTACCTGGTCGGCAGGTTTGGCGTCATCCCTTCGAGCCCCAGGACGCCGATGAAAGCG GTTTTGCTTTGCCCAAATGAATCCGAATCCGAATCCGAAAATGGGGCAGTACCATTGCTCGTCCACGCCGACTGA
- the LOC119294805 gene encoding probable receptor-like protein kinase At2g42960 isoform X2 — MVTAESLRAELSSKTPPFGLRLWIVIGISIWVVIFCILGFMCFWSIYRRKPKKSVDKIPVSQIPDVSKEIAVDEVRQNAVVENYQVQESHTLTVQEKPHEKDSGKMLGHLVRTKSSDADNLSQCSSAYQCDRAGSAYSGDEGSSGNARRQYSQYATVSASPLVGLPEFSHLGWGHWFTLRDLEHSTNRFSKENIIGEGGYGVVYRGRLINGTDVAIKKLLNNMGQAEKEFRVEVEAIGHVRHKNLVRLLGYCVEGIHRMLVYEYVNNGNLEQWIHGAMRQHGVLTWEARMKIILGIAKALAYLHEAIEPKVVHRDIKSSNILIDEDFNGKLSDFGLAKMLGAGKSHITTRVMGTFGYVAPEYANTGLLNEKSDVYSFGVLLLEAVTGRDPVDYGRPANEVHLVEWLKMMVGTKRADEVVDRDMEVKPTIRALKRALLVALRCVDPDSEKRPTMGHVVRMLEAEDVPSREDRRSRRGGHAGGNADAESKASSSEFEQHQHQQGPPPAPEPAAGPEKLIALCREGRAKEAVELLEKGARADAASFYELAGACSTPKLLEELRKVHDYLLRSPFRADLQVNNRFLEMYGRCGNMTHARRTFDHMPDRDMASWHLMIEGYAGNGLGDAALQLFEEMKRCGMAPTARTFVLVLDACANSEAIEEAFLYFDAMSRDHDIEPGMEHYVGIIEVLGKSGHLNEAVEYIEKLPFEPNAMIWESLLNLARMNGDIDLEDRAEELLVSLDPSKANPKKLPTPPPKRRLGINMLDGRNKLGEYRLPPKIEKKVVNEQRYVPDTRYVLHDIDQEAKEQALLYHSERLAIAYGLISTPARTPLRIIKNLRICGDCHNAIKIMSRIVGRELIVRDNKRFHHFKEGKCSCGDYW, encoded by the exons ATGGTAACAGCCGAAAGCCTACGCGCAGAGCTGTCATCCAAGACGCCACCGTTTGGCCTGAGGCTGTGGATAGTGATTGGCATCAGCATCTGGGTGGTAATCTTCTGCATACTAGGTTTCATGTGCTTCTGGTCCATATACCGCAGGAAGCCCAAGAAGTCTGTTGATAAGATCCCAGTATCTCAAATCCCGGATGTATCTAAGGAGATTGCAGTGGATGAAGTGCGCCAGAATGCTGTTGTGGAGAACTATCAAGTTCAAGAAAGCCACACGTTGACGGTGCAGGAGAAGCCTCATGAAAAAGATTCTGGGAAAATGCTGGGACACTTGGTCAGGACAAAGTCGAGTGATGCTGATAATTTGAGCCAGTGCAGCTCGGCCTACCAATGCGATAGGGCTGGTAGTGCTTACTCTGGTGATGAAGGCAGCTCGGGCAACGCTAGGAGGCAATATTCTCAGTATGCGACTGTCTCCGCATCTCCTCTTGTTGGTCTCCCGGAATTTTCGCACTTGGGTTGGGGCCATTGGTTCActctgagggatttggagcattcgACGAATCGCTTCTCTAAGGAGAACATCATTGGAGAGGGTGGATATGGGGTGGTTTACCGTGGTCGACTCATAAATGGGACTGATGTAGCAATAAAAAAGCTACTGAATAACAT GGGCCAGGCAGAAAAGGAGTTCAGGGTTGAAGTTGAGGCTATTGGCCATGTCAGGCATAAAAATCTGGTCCGTCTGCTGGGATATTGTGTTGAAGGAATCCACAG GATGCTTGTGTATGAGTATGTGAACAACGGAAACTTAGAGCAGTGGATTCACGGCGCCATGCGGCAGCATGGTGTTCTTACCTGGGAAGCTCGAATGAAAATCATTCTTGGAATTGCTAAAGC GCTTGCTTATCTACATGAAGCCATAGAGCCAAAGGTTGTGCACCGTGATATCAAATCAAGCAATATCCTAATTGATGAGGATTTCAATGGGAAGCTTTCTGATTTTGGATTGGCCAAGATGTTGGGTGCTGGGAAGAGCCATATCACGACTCGAGTTATGGGAACCTTTGG GTATGTGGCCCCTGAATATGCCAACACAGGTCTGTTAAACGAGAAGAGCGATGTCTACAGTTTCGGCGTGCTTCTACTGGAAGCAGTTACTGGGAGGGATCCTGTCGACTATGGTCGGCCGGCCAATGAG GTGCATCTGGTGGAGTGGCTCAAAATGATGGTCGGTACAAAGAGAGCCGATGAGGTGGTGGACCGCGACATGGAGGTAAAGCCGACCATCCGTGCTCTCAAGCGCGCCCTCCTAGTGGCGCTGAGGTGCGTCGACCCGGACTCCGAGAAGAGACCCACTATGGGCCATGTTGTCCGGATGCTTGAGGCAGAGGATGTCCCATCACGGGAG gaccggaggagccggaggggcGGCCATGCCGGTGGCAACGCGGACGCCGAGTCCAAGGCGAGCTCGAGCGAGTTCGAG CAGCATCAGCATCAGCAGGGGCCACCGCCAGCGCCCGAGCCCGCGGCGGGGCCGGAGAAGCTGATCGCGCTGTGCAGGGAGGGGcgggccaaggaggcggtggagctgCTCGAGAAGGGGGCGCGCGCCGACGCCGCGTCCTTCTACGAGCTCGCCGGCGCCTGCTCCACCCCGAAGCTTCTCGAGGAGCTCCGCAAGGTGCACGACTACCTGCTCCGGTCGCCCTTCCGGGCCGACCTCCAGGTCAACAACCGGTTCCTTGAGATGTACGGCCGGTGCGGCAACATGACGCACGCCCGCAGGACGTTCGACCACATGCCTGACCGGGACATGGCCTCCTGGCACCTCATGATCGAGGGCTACGCCGGCAACGGGCTCGGGGACGCCGCGCTGCAGCTCTTCGAGGAGATGAAGCGGTGCGGCATGGCGCCCACCGCCCGCACCTTCGTGCTAGTGCTCGACGCGTGCGCCAACTCGGAGGCCATCGAGGAGGCCTTCCTCTACTTCGACGCCATGTCCCGGGACCACGACATCGAGCCCGGCATGGAGCACTACGTCGGGATCATCGAGGTGCTGGGCAAGTCGGGGCACCTCAACGAGGCTGTGGAGTACATCGAGAAGCTGCCGTTCGAGCCCAATGCCATGATCTGGGAGTCGCTCCTGAACCTGGCGCGCATGAACGGCGACATTGACCTCGAGGACCGGGCGGAGGAGCTGCTGGTCTCGCTCGACCCCTCCAAGGCCAACCCCAAGAAGCTCCCGACCCCTCCCCCGAAGCGGCGGCTTGGGATCAACATGCTTGACGGGAGGAACAAGCTGGGGGAGTACAGGCTGCCGCCCAAGATCGAGAAGAAGGTGGTGAACGAGCAGCGCTACGTCCCTGACACGAGGTACGTGCTCCACGACATTGACCAGGAGGCCAAGGAGCAGGCGCTGCTGTACCACAGCGAGCGGCTGGCCATCGCCTACGGCCTGATCAGCACCCCGGCCAGGACCCCGCTGCGCATCATCAAGAACCTCAGGATCTGCGGGGACTGCCACAACGCCATCAAGATCATGTCGAGGATCGTGGGGCGGGAGCTCATCGTGAGGGACAACAAGCGGTTCCACCATTTCAAGGAGGGCAAGTGCTCCTGCGGCGACTACTGGTGA
- the LOC119294805 gene encoding probable receptor-like protein kinase At2g42960 isoform X1, giving the protein MVTAESLRAELSSKTPPFGLRLWIVIGISIWVVIFCILGFMCFWSIYRRKPKKSVDKIPVSQIPDVSKEIAVDEVRQNAVVENYQVQESHTLTVQEKPHEKDSGKMLGHLVRTKSSDADNLSQCSSAYQCDRAGSAYSGDEGSSGNARRQYSQYATVSASPLVGLPEFSHLGWGHWFTLRDLEHSTNRFSKENIIGEGGYGVVYRGRLINGTDVAIKKLLNNMGQAEKEFRVEVEAIGHVRHKNLVRLLGYCVEGIHRMLVYEYVNNGNLEQWIHGAMRQHGVLTWEARMKIILGIAKALAYLHEAIEPKVVHRDIKSSNILIDEDFNGKLSDFGLAKMLGAGKSHITTRVMGTFGYVAPEYANTGLLNEKSDVYSFGVLLLEAVTGRDPVDYGRPANEVHLVEWLKMMVGTKRADEVVDRDMEVKPTIRALKRALLVALRCVDPDSEKRPTMGHVVRMLEAEDVPSREDRRSRRGGHAGGNADAESKASSSEFEVSGDSGPSARFQP; this is encoded by the exons ATGGTAACAGCCGAAAGCCTACGCGCAGAGCTGTCATCCAAGACGCCACCGTTTGGCCTGAGGCTGTGGATAGTGATTGGCATCAGCATCTGGGTGGTAATCTTCTGCATACTAGGTTTCATGTGCTTCTGGTCCATATACCGCAGGAAGCCCAAGAAGTCTGTTGATAAGATCCCAGTATCTCAAATCCCGGATGTATCTAAGGAGATTGCAGTGGATGAAGTGCGCCAGAATGCTGTTGTGGAGAACTATCAAGTTCAAGAAAGCCACACGTTGACGGTGCAGGAGAAGCCTCATGAAAAAGATTCTGGGAAAATGCTGGGACACTTGGTCAGGACAAAGTCGAGTGATGCTGATAATTTGAGCCAGTGCAGCTCGGCCTACCAATGCGATAGGGCTGGTAGTGCTTACTCTGGTGATGAAGGCAGCTCGGGCAACGCTAGGAGGCAATATTCTCAGTATGCGACTGTCTCCGCATCTCCTCTTGTTGGTCTCCCGGAATTTTCGCACTTGGGTTGGGGCCATTGGTTCActctgagggatttggagcattcgACGAATCGCTTCTCTAAGGAGAACATCATTGGAGAGGGTGGATATGGGGTGGTTTACCGTGGTCGACTCATAAATGGGACTGATGTAGCAATAAAAAAGCTACTGAATAACAT GGGCCAGGCAGAAAAGGAGTTCAGGGTTGAAGTTGAGGCTATTGGCCATGTCAGGCATAAAAATCTGGTCCGTCTGCTGGGATATTGTGTTGAAGGAATCCACAG GATGCTTGTGTATGAGTATGTGAACAACGGAAACTTAGAGCAGTGGATTCACGGCGCCATGCGGCAGCATGGTGTTCTTACCTGGGAAGCTCGAATGAAAATCATTCTTGGAATTGCTAAAGC GCTTGCTTATCTACATGAAGCCATAGAGCCAAAGGTTGTGCACCGTGATATCAAATCAAGCAATATCCTAATTGATGAGGATTTCAATGGGAAGCTTTCTGATTTTGGATTGGCCAAGATGTTGGGTGCTGGGAAGAGCCATATCACGACTCGAGTTATGGGAACCTTTGG GTATGTGGCCCCTGAATATGCCAACACAGGTCTGTTAAACGAGAAGAGCGATGTCTACAGTTTCGGCGTGCTTCTACTGGAAGCAGTTACTGGGAGGGATCCTGTCGACTATGGTCGGCCGGCCAATGAG GTGCATCTGGTGGAGTGGCTCAAAATGATGGTCGGTACAAAGAGAGCCGATGAGGTGGTGGACCGCGACATGGAGGTAAAGCCGACCATCCGTGCTCTCAAGCGCGCCCTCCTAGTGGCGCTGAGGTGCGTCGACCCGGACTCCGAGAAGAGACCCACTATGGGCCATGTTGTCCGGATGCTTGAGGCAGAGGATGTCCCATCACGGGAG gaccggaggagccggaggggcGGCCATGCCGGTGGCAACGCGGACGCCGAGTCCAAGGCGAGCTCGAGCGAGTTCGAGGTGAGCGGCGACTCGGGGCCCTCGGCGAggttccagccatga